GCATGGAGTAATGCAATAAGCTTTGTATTTGATTTAACAGCTTTTTTAATATCATCAATATCAATATTACCCTTCTCGTTACATTTCACAATTGTTAATTCTATTCCTTTATTTTTTAACGCCATTAATGGTCTGATCATGGAATTATGCTCCATACCTGATGTTATCACATGGTCACCCGTCTTTAATAACCCCTTTAAAGCAATATTCAATGAATCGGTGGTATTCAATGTAAAAATTAATCTCATTGGATTTTTTATATTAAAAAGACTACACAATTCCCCTCTCGCATCTAAAATAAATCTTCCTGATTCAATTGCCATTCTATGGCTTCCTCTGCCGGGATTACCGCAAATTCTCATAACCCTATTAACTTCATTGTACACTTCATCTGGTTTAGGCCATGAAGTTGCAGCATTATCAAAATAAATCAATTTATAACCCCCTATTCTTGCTCAATTTTATTACTGCTTTCTTTATATATTTGTTTATCAATATTATATGCAGGGTATTTTTAAATGCTATATCTGGCGTGTTTTCGTATATTTATATTTTATATTTATTTCAGCTTATTAGCAATAAAAAAATGTATTTGATTTAATCAAATACATTTTTTTATTGCTAATCTTCTTTATCAAATATAATCTCAGCAAGTCTTGCTAAATCTTCTTCCCCATAATATTCAATTAAAATTTTACCTTTGTTCTTATTTGATATTATTTTTACCTTTGTTCCAAAAAAATTACAGAGATTTTCTTCCATTTCTTTAATATACAAACTATTTTCTTTCTTCTTTTTCTGTCTCTTATTACTTGAAATTTGTTTTATCAAATTTTCTGTTTCTCTAACATTAAGATTTTTTTCAATGACTTTTTCAGCAATATATCGTTGATTTTCCATGTCTTGTAATGATAATATGACTTTTGCGTGCCCTATAGTCAATTTTCCTTCCATAACCATACCCTGTACCTTATCATCAAGATTTAATAGTCGTATGCTGTTTGCTATTGATGATCTGCTTTTTCCGACTTTTTTAGAAATATCTTCTTGTGTTAAATTGAATCGCTCTATAAGAGATTTATATGCCTTTGCCTCATCAATTGGATTCAAATCCTCCCTTTGAAGATTTTCTATTAAGGCAATTTCCATGACTTCCATTTCATTAAAATCTTTAACAATGACAGGAACCTCAGAAAGTTTTGCTAATTTTGCAGCCCTC
This is a stretch of genomic DNA from Aceticella autotrophica. It encodes these proteins:
- a CDS encoding ParB/RepB/Spo0J family partition protein, translated to MSNKRGLGRGLQALIPEYEESNSQGVEKIKITDIKPNQYQPRRHFNDDSLEELSESIKEHGVIQPIIVRKIDNYYQIVAGERRWRAAKLAKLSEVPVIVKDFNEMEVMEIALIENLQREDLNPIDEAKAYKSLIERFNLTQEDISKKVGKSRSSIANSIRLLNLDDKVQGMVMEGKLTIGHAKVILSLQDMENQRYIAEKVIEKNLNVRETENLIKQISSNKRQKKKKENSLYIKEMEENLCNFFGTKVKIISNKNKGKILIEYYGEEDLARLAEIIFDKED